The Methanobrevibacter sp. DNA segment ATGAATCCATTGAAGCAGAGGATTCATTGGAGGAAAAAGGAAAAATCAGAAGAGTCATAGATAAGATATTTGAGATTCCTGCAATTCCAGTTTCCCTTTTTACTGGACTTACAAGCTTAGGATACGTTTCCATCCTATCATTCTACAGATTATATGCTGTTGAAGTGGATTTGGTAAGCGCATTCTCCCTATTCTTTATAATCTATTCAATCGTTCTGGTGGCTTCAAGGCCTATTGCAGGGAGAATTCAGGACAAGCATGGTGACAGGATCATCTGTTTCACAGGAATCATTGCACAGGCAATCGGTCTCTTCTTGATCGCTTGGATGCCTTCAACCATAACAGTCTTTATCTGTGCGGTATGTGCCGCACTTGGTTTCGGTACATTGAATTCAGCATGCACAGCCATTGTTACAAGGGACACCACCGCAAATCGCCGTCCTTATGCAATATCAACATTCTTCATATTCTGTGATGGAACAATGGGATTCGGACCTGCATTGCTAGGGTCTTTCGTTAGTGCAAGCAGCGGATATGCTCCCGTTTACTTCATATCCTCTTTCATAACATTGCTTGCATTGCCAATAGCCTTCTTTGCCCTTAAAAGATAGCTAAATAAAATATTCTATTTTTATATCAATTTTAAATCAATCATAGTTTACTTTTTATTAAAATATTAATTCTCATCAAATTTAAATGTAAAAGAATAAATATTTAAATGATAATAAATAAGTTCATAATAGTTATAATCTTGACTTATTATTCTTTAATCAAAGCATAAAAGACATAAGTCAAATGATTGTAATGATTATAAGCTAATGTATGATAGGTGAAACTATGAGTATTCTATTAATAATTTTAATCGTTATAATAATCATCATTCTTGTAGGCGTTGTAGCCATTTACAACGGCCTTGTAACTTCAAGAAATAAGGTAAAGAATGCATGGGCTCAAATTGATGTCCAATTGAACAGAAGAGCGGATTTGATTCCTAATTTGGTTGAAACCGTAAAGGGATATGCCGGTCATGAAAGCTCTGTATTTGAGGAAGTGACTGCAGCAAGGGCAGGATTGATGAATGCAAACGGCGTAAAGGAAATCGGCGAGGCCAACAATCAATTGTCAAACACATTGAAGACCTTGTTTGCCGTTGCTGAAAACTACCCTGAATTGAAAGCAAATGAAAACTTCAAGGAATTGCAAGCCCAATTGTCTGAAACCGAGGATAAGATTGCCTACTCCAGACAATTCTACAATGACACAGTCTTGATGTACAACAACAAATGCCAAACTTTCCCAAACAATATATTTGCAGGAATCTTTGGATTTAAGGAAGCTGACTTCTTTGAAGCTGCTGGAGAAGCAAGATCCGTTCCTAAAGTTGAATTCTAATCTTCTATTTGGATTAAATTTAATATATGGGTTCATTTTCCATATATTAATTCAGGTGAAAACCATGAATTTGAAAAACAAGGCATTGGCAATTCTCTTAATCTCCATATTCTGTTTGTCCGCATTGCCTGCAGTATCTGCTGTAGACTATTCGATTCCATATGCGAATGTGGACATTCAGGTATATGATGACGGGTTGATCAATGTCTATGAGGAAATTGACTATCATTTTGATTCATCAGCCAATGGTGTCTATAGGGACATTCCACTAAAGAAGAACCAGTCTGTCGAGAACCTTCAGGTCTATGTGGATGGAGCTTATGCCGATTATCAGATCATTGACCAAGGAGGTCAGGAGAGAATAAAGATTTACCTTTACCGTGATGCGGCAAAGACCCAAAAGATTCTCCCTGGGACTGATGTGAAGGTCTATCTCCAATATGACTTCACACATGTCGTAAAGGTCTACAATGATGTAGGTGAGCTGCAATATAAGGTCTGGGGAGATGAATGGGAAGATGATTTAGGTTCCTTGGATGCCGTTATCCGTTTCCCAGATGACAAGAAGCTTGAATATTGGATCAATCCGGCATATAGCGATGCAAAGGCAAAATGGTCAAACGGCACTTTAATCATTTCAAGTGATGGCGTTTCAGAAGGGGATTATGTAGAGGCAAGGGCTCTCATTCCATTGGAGGAATTTTCATCAAGCACTCCTTATGCACAGCATATCGACCAGAATGCTGCAGATGAGATAAGGAACATGCAGAAGAATGAGGAAAACACCCAATATATGCTAAGCACAATCGGTTCAATCGTCAATTATCTGCTCGTTGCCCTATGTGCCATTCCACTTGCAATATACTATAAATTTGGAAGGGAGCCAAAGACTGACTATCAGGGAATCTATGAGCATGAGCCTCCAACAGATGACCCTCCTGCATTTGTAAATGCATTGATGGGTGGATTTGGAAAGAATGTAGGTAATCTCGACCAAAAGGCCTTCCAGGCTACAATCATGGACTTGATCAACAGGGGAAAGCTTGGCGTGGACTCTGAGGAGGATACTGAATTTACCAAGACCACTTTCCTTACAGTCAAGTCAACAGATGGATTGGAAAGGTATGAAAGGGAGCTTATCGACATTCTAAGGACATATGAATTGAACGGCAGGATAAGCTTCTCATATATGCAGGATTGCCTTAGGGAGGAATATCAGGCTCGCTCTTACCAAGACAGATACAACAATTGGTGTGAAAACTTCAAGGCCGACTATCTTCCTGATGAAGTGTTAAGCCAAT contains these protein-coding regions:
- a CDS encoding LemA family protein; amino-acid sequence: MSILLIILIVIIIIILVGVVAIYNGLVTSRNKVKNAWAQIDVQLNRRADLIPNLVETVKGYAGHESSVFEEVTAARAGLMNANGVKEIGEANNQLSNTLKTLFAVAENYPELKANENFKELQAQLSETEDKIAYSRQFYNDTVLMYNNKCQTFPNNIFAGIFGFKEADFFEAAGEARSVPKVEF
- a CDS encoding DUF2207 domain-containing protein; protein product: MNLKNKALAILLISIFCLSALPAVSAVDYSIPYANVDIQVYDDGLINVYEEIDYHFDSSANGVYRDIPLKKNQSVENLQVYVDGAYADYQIIDQGGQERIKIYLYRDAAKTQKILPGTDVKVYLQYDFTHVVKVYNDVGELQYKVWGDEWEDDLGSLDAVIRFPDDKKLEYWINPAYSDAKAKWSNGTLIISSDGVSEGDYVEARALIPLEEFSSSTPYAQHIDQNAADEIRNMQKNEENTQYMLSTIGSIVNYLLVALCAIPLAIYYKFGREPKTDYQGIYEHEPPTDDPPAFVNALMGGFGKNVGNLDQKAFQATIMDLINRGKLGVDSEEDTEFTKTTFLTVKSTDGLERYERELIDILRTYELNGRISFSYMQDCLREEYQARSYQDRYNNWCENFKADYLPDEVLSQYFDQTGSDYMMYFGIGAIVLAIIVGGLSLFLHFRGNFITTLVAVFFAIVGGACLILPSGIGGKYTLKGMLYVERWEKFKKFLKDYSLIKEHPPESIAIWNKYLVYATALGVADQVYKAMKMHVYGGLDNPNYTTNDLFMFYYLGGYNHINSSFATASSTISAANNDSIGGIGGGSGGGGGGAF